The Rhizoctonia solani chromosome 4, complete sequence genome contains a region encoding:
- a CDS encoding Retrotransposon-derived protein PEG10 yields MGPFLPSATAVKIGEVSLKRITRLLLGLLGQVERLKQEVAEIKEAGIKTCTNIENISQTINVVKDGLKSLQSHGPRTPEDTKPLVVEATPRPLPKANPTGLVSWVSFWPEPLKGLPSFAQPAPVQAVPPQVPSPPISPPTHYPALVKVDHPNAYTGKIGSKAKQWLTCMLAWTRLNLRMFPTNQEVLSFLLMNMKDSAGAWAHPHLDQLGSHQAIIQTVKGFKLEFLAAFGNPDATRAAKRKITTLTQSSTCADYITKFRTLAMELDWNNAALRGQFACGLHWEVSRQIATHKHRPCTLLELQNAALVINNALRKERASHPPKDSKPSRPSNPARGTSTGQATSSSKKLSNDPNFVLEEEQNRRRATSACIKCGKMGHKFAECRTGWKATPIEDKGKAKETAKTGKESGPKLGKD; encoded by the exons atgggacccttccttccgtCAGCCACCGCTGTCAAAattggggaagtctccctcaaaCGTATCacccgcctcctccttggcctccttggccaagttgaaCGCCTCAAACAGGAGGTTGcagaaatcaaggaagcagggatCAAGACCTGCACCAACATTGAAAACATCTCCCAAACCatcaatgttgtcaaggatgggcttaaaAGCCTCCAATCCCATGGGCCCAGGACCCCAGAAGACACCAAGCCCCtggttgtggaagcaacgccacgccccttaCCAAAGGCCAACCCTACTGGATTGGTTAGTTGGGTCTCCTTCTGGCCTGAACCATTGAAAGGGCTCCCATCCTTTGCCCAACCAGCCCCGGTAcaagcagtgcccccgcaagtcccatctccccctatCTCTCCGC ccaCCCACTACCCCGCtctggtcaaggttgaccaccccaacgcctacacaggcaaaatagggagcaaagccaAACAGTGGCTGACTTGtatgctggcctggacccgcctcaacttgcggatgttcccaaccaatcaggaggttctttccttcctcctgatgaacatgaaagattccgctggggcctgggcccacccccACTTAGACCAACTAGGCTCACACCAAGCCATAATTCAAACGGTCAAAGGGTTCAAATTGGAGTTTTTGGCggcatttggcaaccctgacgccacaagggccgccaagCGGAAGATAACTACTCTTACCCAGTCcagcacatgcgcggactatatcacaaagttcagaaccttggcaatggagctggactggaacaacgcggcccttagaggccagtttgcctgtggcctccattgggaggtcagccgtcaAATAGCAACCCACAAGCACCGCCCCTgtaccctccttgagctgcaaaatgcagcacttgtcatcaacaacgctctccgcaaagagcgtgctagccatccACCAAAGGATAGTAAGCctagcagaccatccaaccccgcaagggggacaagtaccggtCAAGCCACTTCCagttcaaagaaactctccaatgaccccaactttgtgttggaagaagaacagaaccgccgccgcgccaccagcgcctgcatcaagtgcggtaAAATGGGCCataagtttgcggaatgccgcacaggctggaaagccacccccattgaggataaggggaaggctaaggaaaccgccaagactGGCAAAgaatctggacccaaattgggaaaagattaa
- a CDS encoding Retrotransposable element Tf2 protein: MLDGSSPQAGKIWKKAHLTFLNDGKRMTETFLICNTRSHAAILGIKWLETHNPKINWNSQTLSFPHNPPEHVAIAKEEEADPNPLEGVPSEYHQYAKVFGEEEFNKLPPHRHYNIGIELTEEGPLNLPLYCYGYDISPLICTYFINYTSNLTVNK; this comes from the coding sequence atgcttgatgggtcaagcccccaggctggaaagatttggaagaaggctcaTCTAACCTTCCTAAAtgatggcaaacgcatgacggaaactttcctgatttgcaacaCCAGGTCACACGCTGCCATCTTAGGAATCAAATGGTTGGAAACGCACAACCCCAAAATCAATTGGAACTCAcaaaccctctccttccctcacaatccaccagaacacgtggccattgccaaagaggaagaagctgatccaAACCCCTtagaaggagtaccctccgagtaccaccaatacgccaaggtatttggagaagaagaattcaataagcttcctccccacaggcattacaacattgggattgaactcacaGAGGAGGGACCCCTCAACTTGCCTCTttactgttatggatatgacatttctcctttaatctgtacttattttattaattacactagtaatcttacagtaaacaaatga